A single region of the Gossypium arboreum isolate Shixiya-1 chromosome 12, ASM2569848v2, whole genome shotgun sequence genome encodes:
- the LOC108476873 gene encoding boron transporter 1-like → MEETFVPLRGIKNDLRGRLLCYKQDWTSGFKAGFRILAPTTYIFFASAIPVISFGEQLERNTDGVLTAVQTLASTAICGIIHSIIGGQPLLILGVAEPTVIMYTFMFDFVKDRSDLGRHRFLAWTGWVCVWTAGLLFLLSILGACSIINRFTRVAGELFGLLIAMLFMQQAIKGLVEEFRIPHNENPNLTQFIPSWRFANGMFALVLSFGLLFTALQSRKARSWRYGTGWLRSFIADYGVPLMVLIWTGVSYIPTGDVPKGIPRRLFSPNPWSPGAYENWTVIKDMLDVPVVYIIGAFIPATMIAVLYYFDHSVASQLAQQKEFNLRKPSSYHYDLLLLGFLTLLCGLIGVPPANGVIPQSPMHTKSLATLKHQLLRNRLVTTARKSISKNASLGQLYGNMQEAYQQMQTPLFYQEPSTRGLNELKESTVQAATCSGNIDAPFDETLFDIEKEIDDLLPVEVKEQRLSNLLQATMVGGCVAAMPILKKIPTSVLWGYFAFMAIESLPGNQFWERILLLFTAPSRRYKVLKQKHATFVETVPFKTIAIFTVFQTIYLLICFGLTWVPIAGVMFPLMIMLLVPVRQYLLPKFFKGAHLYDLDAAEYEEAPALPFNLATETELGHGASYEGEGEIFDEVITRSRGEFRHTSSPKITSSTSTPANDPRSHLSPRLSSSPHLGELRGERSPRARGNEPHSPMTGIGRSPLNPSPS, encoded by the exons ATGGAAGAGACCTTTGTGCCTCTCAGAGGTATCAAAAATGATCTCAGAGGAAGATTATTGTGTTACAAGCAGGACTGGACTAGTGGCTTTAAAGCAGGCTTCAG GATTCTAGCTCCCACCACTTACATTTTCTTTGCTTCTGCAATTCCTGTCATTTCATTTGGTGAACAACTTGAGAGAAATACAG ATGGAGTTCTCACAGCAGTTCAAACCTTAGCATCCACTGCAATTTGTGGGATCATACATTCAATAATAGGTGGTCAACCATTGTTAATACTAGGAGTTGCTGAACCAACTGTCATTATGTATACATTCATGTTTGACTTTGTTAAAGACAGATCGGACTTGGGTCGGCACCGGTTTCTAGCCTGGACTGGATG GGTGTGTGTATGGACTGCAGGGTTGCTGTTCTTACTATCAATCTTGGGAGCTTGTTCCATTATCAACCGCTTTACTCGTGTCGCCGGAGAATTGTTTGGTCTGCTTATAGCTATGTTGTTTATGCAGCAAGCTATCAAA GGCCTTGTGGAAGAGTTCCGAATTCCGCACAATGAAAATCCGAACTTGACACAGTTTATACCTTCATGGAGGTTTGCTAATGGCATGTTTGCTTTGGTACTGTCATTTGGCCTTCTTTTCACCGCGTTACAAAGCCGAAAAGCGAGGTCATGGCGCTATGGAACGGGTTGGCTTAGAAGCTTTATAGCAGACTATGGTGTACCACTTATGGTACTAATTTGGACAGGAGTCTCCTATATACCAACCGGAGATGTTCCGAAAGGTATCCCACGTCGTCTCTTCAGTCCAAATCCTTGGTCCCCCGGCGCTTACGAAAATTGGACGGTCATCAAG GACATGCTGGATGTTCCGGTGGTCTACATTATCGGAGCCTTCATTCCAGCCACAATGATTGCAGTGCTTTATTACTTTGACCATAGTGTAGCATCTCAACTAGCTCAACAGAAGGAGTTTAATTTGAGAAAACCATCTTCTTATCATTATGATTTACTCCTTTTAGGATTCTTG ACATTGTTATGCGGTCTCATTGGCGTCCCTCCGGCAAATGGGGTCATTCCACAATCTCCAATGCATACCAAGAGCTTGGCTACTCTCAAGCACCAG CTGCTTCGTAACCGGCTGGTCACAACAGCACGAAAAAGCATAAGCAAGAATGCTAGTTTAGGACAATTGTATGGAAACATGCAAGAAGCCTATCAACAAATGCAGACCCCTTTATTTTACCAAGAACCTTCAACTAGA GGACTAAATGAACTAAAAGAATCAACAGTTCAAGCTGCAACGTGTTCAGGCAACATCGATGCCCCATTCGACGAGACTTTATTCGATATCGAGAAAGAGATTGATGATTTATTGCCTGTCGAAGTAAAAGAACAGCGTCTAAGTAACTTGTTACAAGCTACCATGGTAGGCGGTTGTGTTGCAGCAATGCCTATACTTAAAAAGATCCCAACTTCGGTCCTATGGGGTTACTTTGCCTTCATGGCTATCGAAAGCTTACCGGGGAATCAATTTTGGGAAAGGATCTTATTGCTCTTCACGGCACCGAGTAGAAGATACAA AGTTCTTAAGCAGAAACATGCAACATTTGTGGAGACTGTTCCATTCAAGACAATTGCGATATTCACCGTTTTTCAAactatttatttacttatatgtttcGGGTTAACTTGGGTACCGATAGCCGGAGTTATGTTTCCTTTGATGATCATGCTTTTAGTCCCAGTTAGACAATACTTGTTGCCCAAGTTTTTCAAAGGGGCACATCTTTACGATTTGGACGCCGCCGAGTATGAAGAGGCACCTGCTTTGCCATTTAATCTTGCCACG GAAACAGAGTTGGGACACGGAGCATCATATGAAGGGGAAGGTGAGATATTCGACGAAGTTATTACTCGAAGCCGAGGTGAATTCAGGCATACCTCCAGTCCTAAAATCACAAGCTCCACTTCTACACCAGCAAACGACCCTAGAAGCCATCTAAGCCCACGCCTCTCGTCCAGTCCACATCTCGGCGAACTAAGAGGAGAAAGAAGCCCTCGGGCAAGAGGAAATGAACCGCACAGTCCAATGACCGGAATAGGGAGGAGCCCTCTTAATCCGTCACCGAGTTAA